In the Gemmatimonadota bacterium genome, ATCGCCATAGGTCTGGATGAAGCGGCGATAAGAGTCCCATCCAAAACGCGGGTTGTTGCTTTTGGCGATGAGGCCTTCTGTGATTTCATCATTGAGGCCGAGGTTGAGTACGGTTTCCATCATGCCGGGCATGGAGACGCGCGCACCCGAGCGCACGGAGAGAAGCAATGGGTTTGTCGCATCGCCGAATTTGCTGCCCATAACATTTTCGAGTTTGGCAACGTTGTCCATTACCTGTTTTTCAAGTGCGTCGGGATATTGTTTGTCGTGATCGTAATAATATGTGCAAACCTCGGTGGTGATGGTAAATCCAGCAGGCACGGGAATACCCAGGCCCGACATTTCTGCGAGGTTCGCGCCTTTGCCACCGAGCAAGTTGCGCATTTCTGCAGAGCCTTCGGCGTTGCCATCGCCAAAGAAATAGACGTATTTTTCTTCTTGTTTTGCTGTTGCCATTGCGTCCTCCAAAGGGGTTCAAATCGGGGCACGACAGTGTGCCCCCGGGATATTTTGGCAGGAAAAAATATAATAGGGTAAAAAAACGAGCAAGGATTTTGTTGGAATTGAGAAGGAAAAGGTGGGCTGACTACTCATTACTGATGGTATCGGGCTGTGAGGCATTGGTGGTATCGGGTTGTGGGATACTAATAGTATCGGGTTGTGGCGTATTGATGGTGTTGGGCTGTGAGGTTTGGATTGAATCAATCAATGATTTTACCTGATTGAACTGGGTGTTGCTTTCCCAGCCGAGGATGGTTTGCAAAATGCTGCGACGCCCCACGTAGATACGCAAATCAGCGGTAGATCCAAAGCTCAGGGCAATGGGGGTTTGCTTGACGGCGACTTCCAGACCAAAGGTGCGAACATTGCCTTCGTGGATGGCATACCCATGGACTTCGGACACTTCGCCATGACCGACAAATCCCTCGCGGTCAGTGAAGAGATTGCTCAATATTTCGACGGGTTGACCGGGGCGCACTTTCCAGGCACTGGTTTCGGGCATCCAGGCACCGATGACTGTCCCTTCACCTTCTCCTGCGATGATCATGACAATGGCTCCCTGACTGGCCTGCATGCCCGGATAGAGATCCTGGCGGGCTACCACGCCACTGACTGGCGCACGCAAGGTGGCGCGTTCGAGGGCTTCGCGCGCGGCTTCGAGATTGTGTTTTGCCTTGTCCAGAGATGCCTGGGTTTGACGCACTGCTGCTTCGGCCTGTTGAATTTCAGCGGGCAGGGGACCGCGTCTTACCAGATTGAGATTTTCGAGTTCGACTTTTAAGCTGGCTTCAGCCAGGTCGTAATTGGTTTTGGCGCGTTCGTAGTCTTCCTGGCTGAAGAGCCGCTGGCCTTCATAGAGAGCCTGGGCGCGTTTGAGGTCCTGTTGCCGAGCCGTGAGATTAATGCGCGCTTGCTCAACGCGCGATTCGGCTATTTTGAGTTCTTCGGGGGTTGGCTGTGCGCGCAGCAGGGCAAGCCGTGCCTGTGCGGCTTCGAGATTGGCGATTTCCCGTTTGATTTCTTGTTCGGCGGTT is a window encoding:
- a CDS encoding HlyD family efflux transporter periplasmic adaptor subunit, whose translation is MMRRRRKGRIVKWLLWVFGVIGAIALALALIQIDDIVMAQGIVEPGDKIYINSPMSQDIHEILAEPGDSVIAGQPVARLYDGNLRAAAATAEQEIKREIANLEAAQARLALLRAQPTPEELKIAESRVEQARINLTARQQDLKRAQALYEGQRLFSQEDYERAKTNYDLAEASLKVELENLNLVRRGPLPAEIQQAEAAVRQTQASLDKAKHNLEAAREALERATLRAPVSGVVARQDLYPGMQASQGAIVMIIAGEGEGTVIGAWMPETSAWKVRPGQPVEILSNLFTDREGFVGHGEVSEVHGYAIHEGNVRTFGLEVAVKQTPIALSFGSTADLRIYVGRRSILQTILGWESNTQFNQVKSLIDSIQTSQPNTINTPQPDTISIPQPDTTNASQPDTISNE